One Streptosporangium sp. NBC_01495 DNA window includes the following coding sequences:
- a CDS encoding DUF4192 domain-containing protein: protein MPFPRSPVSPEAPSPPSPVSLEPPYPPSPPAPFSPPASPPRLLLGSTEDVLGAVPYLLGFHPADSLVVIGLTGSPSRSRLHLTVRWDLPLGPGGLGQIAPLFGKEGVTQVVVVGYGSGPLVTPAVDEALALFRRSELTVVDALRAEDGRYWSYGCSRSDCCPADGVPYERRAGAVAAEAVLHGLVALPDRQALERSLDPVTGPAREAMREATGRLTGELRGRLAGCRDVDGFAAEFVADGMARVREAIVTYASGGRLGEDQAVRLGLGLAVIRIRDEAWALVTDESQDTHLKLWHDLTRRLEPRFVPPVASLLGLVAWRRGDSALAGVALTRAHEADPGYSMANLLAHAIHHLVPPHVLNDRMPSPEELDREMGSPRMAWLLPMAALLEDPGGPGPGREAAAGPSRSRVTG, encoded by the coding sequence GTGCCGTTTCCCCGTTCCCCGGTCTCGCCCGAAGCGCCGTCTCCACCCTCCCCGGTCTCGCTCGAGCCGCCGTACCCACCTTCTCCACCCGCCCCGTTTTCTCCGCCCGCTTCGCCGCCCCGGCTCCTGCTCGGTTCCACCGAAGACGTCCTGGGAGCTGTTCCTTATCTGCTGGGGTTCCACCCCGCCGACAGTCTCGTCGTCATCGGACTCACGGGCAGCCCGTCCAGGAGCAGGCTGCACCTCACCGTCCGATGGGATCTGCCCCTGGGCCCCGGCGGTCTTGGCCAGATCGCCCCGCTCTTCGGGAAGGAGGGCGTCACCCAGGTCGTCGTGGTCGGTTACGGTTCCGGCCCGCTGGTGACCCCGGCCGTCGACGAGGCCCTGGCGCTGTTCCGCCGGAGCGAGCTCACCGTCGTCGACGCGCTCCGGGCGGAAGACGGCCGCTACTGGTCGTACGGGTGCTCGCGGAGCGACTGCTGCCCGGCCGACGGCGTGCCGTACGAGCGGCGGGCCGGCGCGGTCGCGGCCGAGGCGGTCCTGCACGGGCTGGTCGCCCTGCCGGACAGGCAGGCCCTGGAGCGTTCGCTCGACCCGGTCACCGGGCCCGCGCGGGAGGCCATGCGCGAGGCGACGGGCCGACTCACGGGGGAGTTGCGCGGCAGGCTAGCCGGATGCCGCGACGTCGACGGGTTCGCGGCGGAGTTCGTCGCGGACGGCATGGCCAGGGTTCGCGAGGCGATCGTCACCTACGCCTCGGGAGGGCGGCTCGGCGAGGACCAGGCGGTCAGGCTGGGGCTCGGCCTGGCGGTGATCAGGATCCGTGACGAGGCGTGGGCACTGGTCACCGACGAGAGCCAGGACACGCATCTCAAACTCTGGCACGACCTCACCCGGAGGCTGGAGCCGAGGTTCGTGCCTCCGGTGGCCTCGCTGCTCGGCCTGGTCGCCTGGCGGCGGGGAGACTCCGCGCTGGCGGGCGTCGCTCTCACCCGGGCGCACGAGGCCGACCCCGGATACTCGATGGCCAACCTGCTCGCGCACGCGATCCACCATCTGGTCCCGCCCCACGTGCTCAACGACAGGATGCCCAGCCCCGAGGAGCTCGATCGGGAGATGGGCAGTCCCCGGATGGCCTGGCTGCTCCCGATGGCCGCGCTGCTGGAGGATCCCGGCGGCCCCGGCCCCGGCCGCGAGGCGGCGGCCGGTCCTTCGCGTTCCCGCGTCACCGGATGA
- a CDS encoding EI24 domain-containing protein encodes MGHFRSFLDGIGFFFQGLRWVARYPRWWLFGVIPALIAFTLYAAGLYFLGTNALDIAAWGTPFADGWSEATRTALRALVGLALFVAGLILSVVTFTAITLILGDPFYEKLSEKVEETYGEVPTGHDLPLWKSIPRSIRDSLITLGWLLLFTIPLFFLGFVPVIGQTVVPVLGALVSGFFLTIELTTLALERRGLARRSRFGLLKGNKAPALGFGILLFLLFLIPFVAVIAMPAAVAGAAIMVRTRLAPPVLPVGRTGESPRVDRGV; translated from the coding sequence ATGGGTCATTTCCGCTCCTTTCTGGACGGCATCGGGTTCTTCTTCCAGGGACTGCGCTGGGTCGCGCGATATCCGCGCTGGTGGCTGTTCGGGGTGATCCCGGCTCTGATCGCGTTCACCCTCTACGCGGCCGGCCTCTACTTCCTCGGCACGAACGCGCTGGACATCGCCGCGTGGGGCACGCCGTTCGCCGACGGGTGGAGCGAGGCGACGCGGACCGCGCTGCGGGCGCTGGTCGGGCTGGCGCTCTTTGTCGCCGGGCTGATCCTGTCGGTGGTGACCTTCACGGCGATCACCCTCATCCTGGGCGACCCCTTCTACGAGAAGCTCTCCGAGAAGGTGGAGGAGACCTACGGGGAGGTGCCGACCGGCCACGACCTTCCGCTGTGGAAGTCGATCCCCCGATCCATCAGGGACAGCCTGATCACCCTCGGATGGCTGCTGCTGTTCACGATCCCGCTGTTCTTCCTCGGTTTCGTGCCGGTGATCGGGCAGACGGTGGTGCCGGTCCTGGGCGCCCTGGTCTCGGGTTTCTTCCTCACGATCGAGCTGACCACGCTGGCCCTTGAGCGCAGGGGCCTGGCGCGCAGGAGCCGCTTCGGCCTGCTCAAGGGGAACAAGGCCCCCGCGCTCGGCTTCGGGATCCTGCTCTTCCTGCTCTTCCTCATCCCGTTCGTCGCGGTGATCGCGATGCCCGCCGCCGTGGCCGGTGCGGCCATCATGGTCCGCACCCGCCTGGCGCCGCCCGTCCTCCCGGTGGGCAGGACGGGCGAGAGCCCGCGCGTCGACAGGGGCGTCTGA
- a CDS encoding Maf family protein: MTQIVLASASPARLSLLRSAGLDPKVIVSGVDEDAITADSPSELCLALARAKATVVAGGLTGGLVIGCDSVLELDGRAHGKPSSPEEAVARWRDMRGREGRLLTGHCVIDAADGREVAEVGATVVRFGTPGDDEIAAYVATGEPLHVAGAFTLDGRGGWFVDGIDGDHGNVLGISLPLLRRLLGALGVSVPGLWQRS, encoded by the coding sequence GTGACCCAGATCGTCCTAGCCTCCGCCTCTCCCGCCCGCCTCTCCCTGCTCCGCAGTGCCGGACTCGATCCCAAGGTGATCGTCAGCGGTGTGGACGAGGACGCCATCACCGCCGACAGCCCGAGCGAGCTCTGCCTCGCGCTGGCCCGCGCGAAGGCGACCGTGGTCGCCGGTGGCCTGACCGGTGGGCTGGTCATCGGCTGCGACTCGGTGCTCGAACTCGACGGACGTGCCCACGGCAAGCCGTCCTCGCCCGAGGAGGCCGTCGCCCGCTGGCGCGACATGCGCGGACGCGAGGGACGCCTGCTCACCGGCCACTGCGTCATCGACGCCGCGGACGGGCGCGAGGTGGCGGAGGTGGGCGCGACGGTCGTGCGCTTCGGCACCCCCGGAGACGACGAGATCGCCGCCTATGTCGCCACCGGCGAGCCCCTCCACGTCGCCGGAGCCTTCACGCTGGACGGCCGCGGCGGCTGGTTCGTCGACGGCATCGACGGCGACCACGGCAATGTCCTGGGCATCTCCCTGCCACTGCTCCGCCGCCTCCTCGGCGCCCTCGGGGTCTCCGTCCCCGGCCTCTGGCAGCGGTCCTGA